From Streptomyces sp. NBC_00376, one genomic window encodes:
- the ltrA gene encoding group II intron reverse transcriptase/maturase, with product MPKDAPLNSGAPEAPVGSRQRVSGMQTKLHRWAAADHGRRFDDLFNLVCDPATLLVAFERVAGNKGARTPGVDGLTVVNVERDLGLPGYLEDLQRVLKTGEFRPLPVRERKIPKPGGSGKVRKLGIPTVSDRVVQAALKLVLEPIFEADFLPVSYGFRPMRRAHDAIAEIHRYGTNGYRWVLDADIEACFDSIDHAALLDRVRARVKDKRVLRLVKAFLKAGVLTEGGDREETFTGTPQGGILSPLLANIALSVLDEHVMEPWEPGGRMSTRGRRAHHRHHGRPNWRIVRYADDFVVLVDGSRDDVARLREDIADVLHPLGLRLSPAKTQIVDMSEGFDFLGFHIQWRRKRGSNKWYVYTFIAARPIRQLKDKIRALTNRTSQQDPGTVLKRINSILRGWVNYFKHAVCKTTLKALDHFVWRRVTSWWMVLHRWRWKDVRRRFTDRNGRWHRLSADGIELFSMVSIAVTRYRYRGNTIPNPWVLKHA from the coding sequence ATGCCGAAAGACGCACCGCTGAACAGTGGTGCTCCCGAGGCCCCGGTGGGGTCTCGCCAGCGGGTATCGGGGATGCAGACCAAGCTTCACCGTTGGGCGGCGGCCGACCACGGCCGCAGGTTCGACGATCTGTTCAACCTCGTATGCGACCCGGCGACGCTGCTCGTGGCGTTCGAACGGGTCGCGGGCAACAAGGGAGCCCGAACCCCGGGCGTCGACGGCCTCACGGTCGTCAACGTCGAGCGGGACCTCGGTCTCCCGGGCTACCTGGAGGACCTGCAACGCGTACTGAAAACGGGTGAATTCCGCCCGCTGCCGGTACGCGAACGTAAGATCCCCAAGCCCGGCGGGAGCGGGAAGGTGCGCAAGCTCGGCATCCCGACCGTCTCCGACCGGGTGGTCCAGGCGGCCCTCAAGCTGGTGCTGGAGCCGATCTTCGAGGCCGACTTCCTGCCGGTCTCCTACGGTTTCCGGCCCATGCGGCGCGCACACGACGCGATCGCCGAGATACACCGCTACGGCACCAACGGCTATCGCTGGGTGCTGGACGCGGACATCGAGGCGTGCTTCGACTCCATCGACCACGCGGCCCTGTTGGACCGGGTGCGAGCGCGGGTCAAGGACAAGCGCGTGCTGCGGCTGGTCAAGGCGTTTCTCAAGGCCGGCGTCCTCACTGAGGGCGGCGACCGCGAGGAGACCTTCACCGGCACCCCGCAGGGCGGCATCCTCTCCCCGCTGCTGGCGAACATCGCCCTGTCCGTGCTCGACGAGCACGTGATGGAGCCGTGGGAGCCGGGCGGAAGGATGTCCACCAGGGGCAGGCGGGCACACCATCGTCACCACGGCCGCCCGAACTGGCGCATCGTCCGCTACGCGGACGACTTCGTCGTCCTGGTCGACGGCAGCCGCGACGATGTCGCCCGCCTGCGCGAGGACATCGCCGACGTACTGCACCCTCTCGGGCTGAGGCTGTCACCAGCCAAGACCCAGATCGTGGACATGTCGGAAGGGTTCGACTTCCTGGGGTTCCACATCCAGTGGCGCCGTAAGCGAGGCTCGAACAAGTGGTACGTCTACACCTTCATCGCCGCGAGGCCCATCCGGCAGCTGAAGGACAAGATCCGTGCCCTGACGAACAGAACGTCGCAGCAGGACCCGGGGACCGTACTGAAGAGGATCAACTCGATTCTGCGCGGCTGGGTCAACTACTTCAAGCACGCGGTATGCAAGACCACGCTGAAAGCCCTGGACCACTTCGTATGGCGACGGGTGACCAGCTGGTGGATGGTGCTGCATCGCTGGAGGTGGAAGGACGTCCGCCGACGCTTCACCGACCGCAATGGCCGGTGGCACAGGCTCTCGGCGGACGGGATCGAACTGTTCTCCATGGTCTCGATCGCGGTCACCCGCTATCGCTACCGGGGCAACACGATCCCCAACCCCTGGGTTCTCAAACACGCTTGA
- a CDS encoding transposase family protein, with protein MVATLVILRFQLPHAAWAVFYGVDRSTITRAVHEIRPLLAARGFAVPGKPELRLRTLADVFAYASAEGVELRIDGTEVQVRRPGANRPGRRAFVSGKKKQNTKKPTIISDDRGRLLWAGAIRPGRMHDVTAVCAEGIEDLLRQYPKVKAKVDSGYQGLARDFPDQVTAPPLKPKKGAPPDEVATWEQAPRPSSRSGSVLSTPLPSPSSEPFPTSRRGVMKDEDGLDDRGDAVGAAAELS; from the coding sequence GTGGTCGCCACCCTGGTCATCCTGCGCTTCCAGCTGCCGCACGCCGCTTGGGCGGTGTTCTACGGCGTGGACCGCTCCACCATCACCCGGGCCGTCCACGAGATCCGGCCCCTGCTCGCTGCGCGGGGCTTCGCCGTTCCCGGTAAGCCCGAGCTACGACTGCGTACCCTCGCGGACGTCTTCGCCTACGCCTCGGCCGAAGGCGTTGAACTGCGTATCGACGGTACCGAGGTCCAGGTCCGCCGCCCCGGGGCGAATCGCCCCGGACGCCGGGCGTTCGTCTCGGGCAAGAAGAAGCAGAACACCAAGAAGCCCACCATCATCAGCGACGACAGGGGCCGGCTGTTGTGGGCCGGGGCGATCCGACCCGGCCGCATGCACGACGTCACCGCCGTGTGCGCCGAAGGCATCGAAGACCTGCTCCGCCAGTACCCCAAAGTCAAGGCCAAGGTCGATTCCGGCTACCAGGGACTGGCCAGAGACTTCCCCGACCAGGTCACCGCCCCGCCGCTGAAACCGAAGAAGGGCGCCCCACCCGATGAGGTCGCGACCTGGGAGCAGGCCCCAAGGCCCAGTTCTCGGAGCGGATCTGTGTTGAGCACGCCATTACCGAGCCCAAGCAGTGAGCCTTTTCCAACCTCACGTCGAGGCGTAATGAAGGACGAGGACGGCCTGGACGATCGCGGTGATGCGGTTGGTGCTGCAGCGGAGCTTTCGTAG
- a CDS encoding GNAT family N-acetyltransferase has product MEITTAVATDADAVAELHTASWRRAYATLFPAQYLDGPLLAERQQVWRARLADPVPGAALFLAVETSGLLGFVYLEPQPDGRVLLDNLHARPGDTGRGVGSRLLEHALAWSTTAHPGQDVYLEVLQGNTRAVAFYERYGGRRTASRICRFDQGFELPEFEYTWPATVPASTRSPACR; this is encoded by the coding sequence GTGGAGATCACAACCGCTGTGGCGACCGATGCCGACGCCGTCGCCGAGCTGCACACGGCCAGCTGGCGAAGGGCCTACGCAACCCTCTTCCCTGCGCAGTACCTGGACGGCCCGCTGCTCGCCGAACGCCAACAGGTGTGGCGGGCGCGGCTGGCCGATCCCGTCCCGGGCGCGGCGCTGTTCTTGGCCGTGGAAACCAGCGGGCTGCTCGGCTTCGTCTACCTGGAACCGCAGCCGGACGGCCGGGTCCTGCTCGACAACCTGCATGCTCGTCCTGGCGACACCGGGCGCGGGGTGGGCAGTCGGCTTCTCGAGCATGCCTTGGCCTGGTCCACCACCGCGCACCCTGGCCAGGACGTCTACCTGGAGGTCCTGCAGGGCAACACCCGCGCGGTCGCGTTCTACGAACGCTATGGAGGACGTCGTACCGCGTCCCGTATCTGCCGCTTCGACCAAGGATTCGAGCTTCCCGAGTTCGAGTACACATGGCCCGCCACCGTCCCAGCGTCGACGCGGTCGCCAGCATGTCGCTGA
- a CDS encoding peptidase inhibitor family I36 protein gives MRAAAVAVLALSSLTVPASASASASGSTGTVRAEIECPPGYVCIYPEINFGGQPWVRRAADGGVKDLPSAIRDRGSSVRNNSDRTARVYEKRNYSGRWVCVTRSGGSIHDLRSYNLNDQTRSLKINNNDCG, from the coding sequence ATGCGTGCTGCGGCAGTCGCCGTCCTGGCTCTCTCCTCTCTGACCGTTCCCGCCTCCGCCTCCGCCTCCGCTTCCGGCAGCACCGGGACGGTCCGGGCCGAGATCGAGTGCCCGCCCGGCTACGTGTGCATCTACCCGGAGATCAACTTCGGCGGGCAGCCGTGGGTGCGACGTGCCGCGGACGGTGGCGTGAAGGACCTGCCGTCCGCGATCCGGGACCGCGGCAGCTCGGTCCGCAACAACTCCGACCGCACCGCCCGCGTCTACGAGAAGCGGAACTACAGCGGCCGCTGGGTCTGCGTGACCCGCAGCGGCGGCTCCATCCACGACCTGCGCAGCTACAACCTCAACGACCAGACCCGATCCCTGAAGATCAACAACAACGACTGCGGCTGA
- a CDS encoding HNH endonuclease family protein → MTRHLRRTLVLTAVSALAGLGLTAAPATATPAGPHTPAGQIPSLRELPEPPDAVKARELLTDLVVADEEDVPGYSRTKFPHWITQYGTCDTREVVLQRDGQDVVQDDQCRSISGTWYSEYDGKTVASASGIDIDHVVPLKEAWRSGASQWTTPERRAFANDLVHSQLIAVSASSNRAKGDKDPGNWKPPLQSYWCTYSRAWISVKANYQLTANPAEAAALSEMLDTCGT, encoded by the coding sequence ATGACTCGCCATCTACGCCGAACCTTGGTCCTCACGGCTGTTTCGGCTCTCGCAGGGCTCGGGCTGACCGCCGCCCCGGCCACCGCCACCCCGGCCGGCCCCCACACCCCGGCCGGTCAGATCCCGTCCCTGCGTGAACTCCCCGAACCGCCGGACGCGGTCAAGGCCCGCGAACTCCTCACGGACCTCGTTGTGGCCGACGAGGAGGATGTCCCCGGGTACTCCCGGACGAAGTTCCCGCACTGGATCACCCAGTACGGCACCTGCGACACCCGCGAGGTCGTACTCCAGCGCGATGGCCAGGACGTGGTCCAAGACGACCAGTGCCGCTCCATCAGCGGCACCTGGTACTCCGAGTACGACGGGAAGACGGTCGCCTCCGCCTCCGGTATCGACATCGACCACGTCGTCCCGTTGAAGGAAGCCTGGCGGTCCGGGGCCTCGCAGTGGACGACGCCCGAGCGCCGGGCCTTCGCGAACGACCTGGTCCATTCACAGTTGATCGCGGTGTCGGCCAGCAGCAACCGGGCCAAGGGGGACAAGGACCCGGGGAACTGGAAGCCTCCGCTTCAGTCGTACTGGTGCACCTACAGCCGCGCCTGGATCAGCGTGAAAGCCAACTACCAGCTCACCGCCAACCCTGCCGAGGCCGCTGCCCTGTCCGAGATGCTCGACACCTGCGGCACCTGA
- a CDS encoding NucA/NucB deoxyribonuclease domain-containing protein, giving the protein MPKVLDYRAWRGRAWVALATAAMISAGLPSAAAADSDSSVEVISSTLPAGMPVPSLGALQALGSGWKAGLPVQETAAGKLPREAIVPAGSGLPRASASSFLSDEMAGRMPFAATYPEPPRTMTKDDCKKGLQGGRLFAVKSRYAMCTGTQFVQTWMQRCRPVGQSSFTLWVIDTVPKKNDRTIQIRYLFTDFAKTGTTRTSGLKIDTDGDVTTWPKQAARKYGGQVPPTQSFDTLKAKPEYVHTMLVEPGQGTGKDDLVQMAYEPFVKLTFPSPYASPNTGRVSVGFLAGRWDTASYLFNKTGGGNPKKKGGAALPVVPTLPYSSKTGAPERAVAQHLQDAHTKPGVTKPVNTRKAVPGFDLKHTLHRLQNDGDRVKANRRAAIATCVKYWGANYATSVPGVSRECDEYPFASTYEGAAQSKYDKAKPKDNFSARPLPKADNGAGGSILKIFMDRNRILDGFSSGADVDAYVVSIS; this is encoded by the coding sequence ATGCCGAAGGTGCTTGATTACCGCGCATGGCGCGGACGTGCTTGGGTCGCATTGGCGACCGCGGCCATGATTTCGGCCGGCTTGCCATCTGCGGCAGCAGCCGACTCTGACAGTAGCGTTGAAGTGATCTCCTCCACGCTTCCCGCAGGTATGCCGGTTCCGTCGCTCGGTGCGCTGCAGGCTCTGGGCAGCGGATGGAAGGCCGGGCTGCCGGTACAGGAGACGGCGGCGGGCAAGCTGCCGCGTGAGGCCATCGTCCCTGCCGGTTCCGGTCTGCCGAGGGCGTCCGCGTCGTCGTTCCTCTCGGACGAGATGGCCGGCAGGATGCCGTTCGCGGCCACTTATCCGGAGCCGCCGCGGACGATGACGAAGGACGACTGCAAGAAGGGCCTTCAGGGCGGCCGGCTCTTCGCGGTCAAGTCCCGGTACGCGATGTGCACGGGGACCCAGTTCGTACAGACCTGGATGCAGCGTTGCCGGCCTGTGGGGCAGAGCTCGTTCACGCTGTGGGTGATCGACACGGTTCCGAAGAAAAACGACCGCACGATTCAGATCCGGTACTTGTTCACGGACTTCGCCAAGACCGGCACTACGCGAACGAGCGGCCTGAAGATCGACACCGACGGTGATGTGACGACGTGGCCGAAGCAAGCAGCGAGGAAGTACGGCGGGCAGGTACCGCCCACGCAGAGCTTTGACACGCTGAAGGCCAAGCCCGAGTACGTCCACACGATGCTGGTCGAGCCCGGGCAGGGCACCGGCAAGGACGACCTGGTACAGATGGCGTACGAGCCCTTTGTGAAGCTCACCTTCCCCTCCCCGTACGCCTCGCCCAACACCGGCCGTGTCAGCGTCGGTTTCCTCGCCGGCCGCTGGGACACCGCCTCCTACCTCTTCAACAAGACCGGCGGCGGAAACCCTAAGAAGAAAGGCGGCGCGGCCCTGCCGGTCGTGCCCACCCTGCCTTACAGTTCCAAGACCGGGGCTCCCGAGCGCGCAGTGGCCCAGCACCTGCAAGACGCCCACACCAAGCCCGGCGTCACCAAGCCGGTGAATACCCGCAAGGCGGTACCGGGGTTCGACCTGAAGCACACGCTGCACCGGCTCCAGAACGACGGCGACCGCGTGAAGGCCAATCGCCGCGCGGCCATCGCCACCTGCGTCAAGTACTGGGGGGCCAACTACGCCACGAGCGTTCCAGGAGTCTCGCGGGAATGCGACGAGTATCCCTTCGCCAGCACCTACGAAGGCGCAGCTCAGAGCAAGTACGACAAAGCGAAGCCGAAGGACAACTTCTCTGCCAGGCCTCTGCCCAAGGCTGACAACGGGGCCGGCGGGAGCATTCTGAAGATTTTCATGGACCGGAACCGCATTCTGGACGGGTTCAGTAGCGGGGCCGACGTCGACGCCTACGTCGTCTCGATCTCCTGA
- a CDS encoding IS701 family transposase: MGGDLAEVRSWAGELGAVQGRFLHRFGRSEPRESALAYMRGLVAPLQRKNGWTLAEEAGHAGPDRIHRLLNRIEWDADEVLDDVRDYVVEHLGDPGAVLIVDDTGFLKKGTGSAGVQRQYSGTAGRTENCQVGVFLAYAAPLGRTLIDRRLYLPASWTDDRERCRRAGIDDEVGFATKVAMAKVMVRRAIAGKIPFRWVTADAGYGYSKGWRSELEQADVFHVMATTRHDTVVTRWAIDHPVSDLFPALPRQKWKRRSCGQGSHGPRVYDWARVEVRPWHRPDRRHWVIARRSVARPQELSYYIAYGPADATLDELIHIAGSRWAIEECFQTAKQECGLDDYQVRRYPGWHRHITLAMAAHACLTVLRARQLDTGKAETDPPSSSTSASPRSDA, encoded by the coding sequence ATGGGTGGGGATCTTGCTGAGGTCAGGTCGTGGGCCGGTGAGTTGGGTGCGGTGCAAGGGCGGTTTCTTCACCGATTCGGCAGATCGGAGCCTCGTGAGTCAGCTCTTGCCTATATGCGGGGACTCGTAGCCCCGTTGCAGCGGAAGAACGGCTGGACGCTGGCCGAAGAAGCCGGCCACGCAGGTCCGGACCGCATCCACCGGCTGTTGAACCGGATCGAGTGGGACGCCGACGAGGTTCTGGACGATGTGCGTGACTACGTGGTCGAGCATCTCGGCGATCCTGGTGCGGTGCTGATCGTGGACGACACCGGCTTCCTGAAGAAGGGCACCGGTTCGGCCGGGGTGCAACGGCAGTACTCCGGCACCGCGGGCCGCACGGAGAACTGCCAGGTCGGTGTCTTCCTCGCCTATGCGGCCCCGCTCGGACGAACGCTGATCGACCGCCGTCTGTATCTGCCTGCCTCCTGGACGGACGACCGAGAGCGGTGCCGCCGGGCCGGCATTGACGACGAGGTCGGCTTCGCGACGAAGGTGGCGATGGCCAAGGTGATGGTCCGCCGCGCGATCGCCGGCAAGATCCCGTTCCGCTGGGTGACCGCAGATGCCGGCTACGGCTACAGCAAGGGCTGGCGCTCTGAGCTGGAACAGGCGGACGTCTTCCACGTCATGGCCACCACCCGCCACGACACGGTCGTCACCCGCTGGGCCATCGACCACCCCGTGAGCGATCTATTTCCCGCCCTGCCCCGGCAGAAATGGAAACGCCGCTCGTGCGGCCAGGGCTCCCACGGGCCCCGCGTCTATGACTGGGCACGCGTCGAAGTCCGCCCCTGGCACCGGCCCGACCGCCGGCATTGGGTGATCGCCCGTCGCAGCGTTGCCCGTCCCCAAGAGCTCTCCTACTACATCGCCTACGGCCCGGCCGACGCCACCCTGGACGAGCTGATCCACATCGCCGGGAGCCGCTGGGCGATCGAGGAATGCTTCCAGACCGCGAAGCAGGAGTGCGGCCTGGACGACTACCAGGTCCGCCGCTACCCCGGCTGGCACCGCCACATCACCCTGGCCATGGCCGCCCACGCCTGCCTCACCGTCCTGCGGGCCCGCCAGCTCGACACCGGGAAAGCAGAAACGGATCCTCCCAGCTCATCCACCTCAGCCTCGCCGAGATCAGACGCCTGA
- a CDS encoding response regulator transcription factor: MTERSIAGGHACAYRRMGADPVRGLWKLRRLTDREREVFLLVGTGAGNRHLARELGITERTVKAHIARIVEKLEQQTRLQVAVLAVLAHEQLCSDLRCECRETGVPPGFSVTAAA; this comes from the coding sequence ATGACTGAACGGTCCATTGCGGGCGGTCACGCCTGCGCCTACCGCCGGATGGGCGCCGATCCGGTACGGGGTCTATGGAAGCTCAGAAGGCTGACGGACCGCGAACGGGAAGTGTTCCTTCTGGTGGGCACGGGTGCAGGAAACCGGCATCTTGCGCGGGAGCTGGGGATTACGGAGCGCACAGTGAAGGCGCATATTGCGCGGATCGTGGAGAAGCTGGAGCAGCAGACGCGGCTTCAGGTTGCGGTGCTGGCTGTGCTTGCCCACGAGCAGCTGTGCTCTGATCTGCGGTGCGAGTGCCGTGAGACTGGTGTCCCACCGGGGTTCTCGGTGACGGCGGCTGCCTGA
- a CDS encoding DUF6924 domain-containing protein: MQRSNWPLLDGRTRPLKMKEWGDLAIMDPDAGKQPRGRGFLAAEKDWLHIDAGNALENPIVTLYTGDDPGTESGWDEVEEITVISTTGFLALCDSGYEPLRKENLATAGAGPYLIRVHASDRSSDGKKPRFLIQIIPGERTGAEPEPPSPTIEESAGPLLVRTSFEQPDEWARLLQALEEASEHYKPITVIDNPAHAGITANQIQARIGRDDEDWPNSTLVLIADERTLTSADFPLLAVNNLPDEDDDPFRITLAAAGSLLVNLELANTSFGDWGRSVDADGVYREEHY, translated from the coding sequence ATGCAGCGTTCCAACTGGCCGCTCCTCGACGGCCGCACCCGGCCGCTCAAGATGAAGGAATGGGGCGACCTGGCCATCATGGACCCCGACGCCGGCAAGCAGCCGCGCGGACGCGGGTTCCTGGCGGCCGAAAAGGACTGGCTGCACATTGACGCCGGAAACGCCCTGGAGAACCCCATCGTCACCCTCTACACCGGAGACGACCCGGGAACCGAAAGCGGCTGGGACGAGGTCGAAGAGATCACCGTGATCTCCACGACCGGCTTCCTCGCCCTGTGCGACAGCGGATACGAGCCACTACGCAAAGAGAATCTCGCCACCGCGGGAGCCGGCCCCTACCTGATCCGCGTACATGCCAGTGACCGGTCGTCGGACGGCAAGAAGCCCCGCTTCCTCATCCAGATCATCCCCGGCGAACGTACGGGAGCCGAGCCCGAGCCGCCCTCCCCCACGATCGAGGAGTCCGCCGGCCCGCTCCTGGTGCGGACATCTTTCGAGCAACCAGACGAGTGGGCACGCCTGCTCCAGGCCCTCGAAGAAGCCTCGGAGCACTACAAGCCGATCACCGTCATCGACAACCCCGCCCACGCGGGCATCACGGCAAATCAGATCCAGGCACGGATCGGGCGAGATGACGAGGACTGGCCCAACAGCACGCTCGTCCTCATCGCCGACGAGCGAACCCTGACCTCCGCAGACTTCCCGCTGCTGGCCGTGAACAACCTCCCCGACGAAGACGACGATCCGTTCAGGATCACGCTCGCAGCCGCCGGATCCCTCCTCGTCAACCTGGAGCTGGCGAACACGAGCTTTGGTGACTGGGGCCGCAGTGTCGACGCCGACGGCGTCTACCGGGAAGAGCACTACTGA
- a CDS encoding NucA/NucB deoxyribonuclease domain-containing protein, translating to MKQSANHILDAQRKITGHPGAATPLHRITDEKTINAHRKAMCAKVHNPDPTKYDCDEYPFAASKEGGNPARGSTRIISAGDNRSAGARLGGFYKAQRVLNGDGYYVNIK from the coding sequence GTGAAGCAGTCCGCCAACCACATCCTCGATGCCCAGCGCAAGATCACCGGTCACCCGGGCGCCGCCACCCCGCTGCACCGCATCACCGACGAGAAGACCATCAACGCCCACCGCAAGGCCATGTGCGCGAAGGTGCACAACCCCGACCCCACGAAGTACGACTGCGACGAGTACCCGTTCGCCGCGAGCAAGGAGGGCGGCAACCCGGCCCGCGGCAGCACCCGCATCATCTCCGCCGGTGACAACCGCAGCGCCGGAGCCCGCCTCGGCGGCTTCTACAAGGCCCAGCGCGTCCTCAACGGCGACGGCTACTACGTCAACATCAAGTAG
- a CDS encoding transposase, with product MGTDKRTYDAEFREGAVRIVIETGKPIPQVAEELGVHPGTLHSWVSRWRRNGSASSDRPAAAESGGRVRESERAELERLRREMGEKNKRIRELEMERDVFKRCMALWVK from the coding sequence ATGGGAACCGACAAGCGGACGTACGACGCCGAGTTCCGTGAGGGTGCTGTACGCATCGTGATCGAGACGGGGAAGCCGATCCCGCAGGTCGCTGAGGAGCTCGGTGTCCATCCGGGCACGCTGCACAGCTGGGTCTCGCGGTGGCGCCGCAACGGGTCGGCATCGTCCGACCGGCCCGCGGCCGCGGAGAGTGGCGGGCGGGTGCGGGAGAGCGAGCGCGCGGAACTGGAGCGGCTGCGGCGGGAGATGGGCGAGAAGAACAAGCGCATCCGGGAGCTGGAGATGGAGCGTGATGTCTTCAAGCGATGCATGGCCCTCTGGGTGAAATGA
- a CDS encoding IS3 family transposase, whose protein sequence is MTESDPAALAAFIGNQRAEHHVPHRLACRVLGVSESWFYKWRGKPMTTREVRRGKLAEAIKQIFEGSGGTYGSPKVWIRLLREGWRVSVNTVAKIMAELGLAGRKIRRRRGLTRPGKRAAAPDFVRRDFTADAPDQVWAGDMTEIVTGEGKLYLATVIDLFSRRLLGYAMGERHDAELVVASMNMAAATRGGDVKGVLFHSDRGSEYVSRRFKRACRRLGVTQSMGRVGSCFDNAVSEAFNSVLKVEYVYRHTFATRAEARLRIAAWITGFYNTHRLHSVC, encoded by the coding sequence ATGACCGAGTCCGATCCCGCGGCACTGGCCGCGTTCATCGGTAACCAGAGGGCCGAGCACCACGTCCCGCACCGCCTGGCCTGCCGGGTTCTTGGGGTGTCGGAGTCCTGGTTCTACAAGTGGCGCGGCAAGCCCATGACAACCCGCGAGGTCCGGCGCGGGAAGCTGGCCGAGGCCATCAAGCAGATCTTCGAGGGCTCGGGCGGCACCTATGGCTCACCGAAGGTCTGGATCAGGCTCCTGCGGGAAGGATGGCGCGTCTCGGTGAACACCGTCGCCAAGATCATGGCCGAGCTCGGCCTGGCCGGACGCAAGATCCGTCGGCGCCGCGGGCTGACCAGGCCCGGCAAACGGGCCGCGGCTCCGGACTTCGTGCGCCGGGACTTCACCGCGGACGCACCCGACCAGGTGTGGGCCGGCGACATGACGGAGATCGTCACCGGTGAGGGCAAGCTGTATCTGGCCACCGTGATCGATCTGTTCTCGCGGCGCCTGCTCGGCTATGCGATGGGCGAACGACACGACGCCGAGCTCGTCGTCGCGTCCATGAACATGGCTGCCGCCACCCGCGGTGGCGACGTGAAGGGCGTGCTCTTCCACTCGGATCGCGGCAGCGAATATGTGTCCCGGCGGTTCAAGCGCGCCTGCCGGCGCCTGGGCGTGACGCAGTCCATGGGCCGGGTCGGGTCATGTTTCGACAACGCCGTCAGCGAGGCGTTCAACAGCGTGCTCAAGGTTGAGTACGTCTACCGGCACACCTTCGCTACCCGGGCCGAGGCCCGGCTGAGGATCGCCGCCTGGATCACCGGCTTCTACAACACCCACCGACTACACAGCGTGTGCTGA
- a CDS encoding transposase, with product MTVRRVTGWIMRRPEHLTDTERKCLTELCEHSPALATTTTYARRLALMVRERRSEHLALDVWIADVRLDGQHELRTLANGIRRDHAAVQAALTTTYTSGAVEGNVTRIKLLKRQMYGRANFDLLRRRILLSP from the coding sequence ATGACCGTCCGTCGGGTCACCGGCTGGATCATGAGACGCCCCGAGCACCTCACGGACACCGAGCGCAAATGCCTCACCGAACTGTGCGAGCACAGTCCTGCGCTGGCCACGACCACCACATACGCTCGCCGTCTGGCACTCATGGTGCGCGAACGACGCAGCGAACACCTGGCCCTCGATGTCTGGATCGCCGACGTCCGCCTCGACGGCCAACACGAACTCCGCACCCTGGCCAACGGCATACGACGCGACCACGCAGCTGTCCAGGCTGCCCTCACCACCACCTACACATCGGGAGCAGTCGAAGGAAACGTCACCAGGATCAAGCTGCTGAAGAGACAGATGTACGGCCGAGCCAACTTCGATCTCCTACGACGCCGCATCCTGCTCTCACCGTGA
- a CDS encoding DUF6924 domain-containing protein — MCDSGYEPLRKENLATAGAGPYLIRVHASDRSSDGKKPRFLIQVIPGERTGAETGPSSSTIEESAGPLLVRTSFERRDEWAHLLQCLEAGSEHYDSITVIDNPAYTGFTAEQIQARIGRDDEDWPNSTVVLIADERTLASADFPLLAVNNLTDENDDPFRITLAAAGSFVVNLELANTGFGDWGRGVDADGVYREEHY; from the coding sequence CTGTGCGACAGCGGATACGAACCACTGCGTAAAGAGAACCTCGCCACCGCGGGAGCCGGCCCTTACCTGATCCGCGTCCATGCCAGTGACCGGTCCTCGGACGGCAAGAAGCCCCGCTTCCTCATCCAGGTCATCCCCGGCGAGCGTACGGGGGCCGAGACCGGGCCGTCCTCCTCCACGATCGAGGAGTCCGCCGGTCCGCTCCTGGTACGGACGTCCTTCGAGCGGCGAGACGAATGGGCACACTTGCTCCAGTGCCTCGAAGCAGGCTCGGAGCACTACGATTCGATCACCGTCATTGACAACCCGGCCTACACGGGCTTCACGGCGGAGCAGATCCAGGCACGGATCGGGCGAGATGACGAGGACTGGCCCAACAGTACTGTCGTCCTCATCGCCGACGAGCGGACGCTGGCCTCAGCGGACTTCCCGTTGCTGGCCGTGAACAACCTCACCGACGAGAACGACGATCCTTTCAGGATCACCCTCGCAGCGGCCGGATCCTTCGTCGTCAACCTGGAACTGGCGAACACGGGCTTTGGCGATTGGGGCCGTGGCGTAGATGCCGACGGCGTCTACCGGGAAGAGCACTACTGA
- a CDS encoding DUF3761 domain-containing protein, translated as MTAPVRRGLVRATFTAFAVAAALFVPAFQAEATAACAPHTTGVCRAGSAHPAGVTAECKDGTASSSKTFRGTCSHHGGVRYWYK; from the coding sequence ATGACAGCCCCCGTCCGCCGCGGACTCGTCCGAGCCACCTTTACCGCGTTCGCCGTCGCCGCTGCACTTTTCGTTCCGGCCTTCCAGGCCGAGGCGACGGCCGCGTGCGCGCCCCACACGACCGGGGTGTGCAGGGCAGGCAGCGCGCACCCGGCGGGCGTTACCGCCGAATGCAAGGACGGGACCGCCAGCTCCTCGAAGACGTTTCGCGGCACCTGCAGCCACCACGGCGGTGTCCGCTACTGGTACAAGTAG